The Lolium rigidum isolate FL_2022 chromosome 1, APGP_CSIRO_Lrig_0.1, whole genome shotgun sequence region gtatttcaataaagagaattggaccggggtccacggttcactagaggtgtctctcccataagacgaacagcatgttgggtgaacaaattacggttgggcaattgacaaataaagagagcatgacaatgcacatacatatcatgatgagtatagtgagatttaattgggcattacgacaaagtacatagaccgccatccaactgcatctatgcctaaaaagtccaccttcgggttatcatccgaacccctccaggtattaagttgcaaagcaacggacaattgcattaagtatggtgcgtaatgtaactagtgactacatccttgaacatagcactaatgttttatccctagtggcaacaagcacaacacaaccttagaactttcgtcacctgtcccggtgtcaatgcgagcatgaacccactatcgagcataagtactccctcttggagttaaaagcatctacttggccagagcatctactagtaacggagagcatgcaagatcataaataacacataagcataactttgataatcaacataacaagtattctctattcatcggatcccaacaaacgcaacatatagaattacatatagatgatcttgatcatgataggcagctcacaagatccgacaatgatagcacaatggggagaagacaaccatctagctactgctatggacccatagtccaggggtagactactcactcatcactccggaggcgaccatggcggtgtagagtcctccgggagatgattcccctctccggcgagggtgcgggaggcgatctcctggatcccccgagatgggatcggcggcgatggcgtctcagtaatgttttccgtatcgtggctctcggtactcgggggtttcgtcacggaggctttaagtaggcggaagggcaagtcgagagggggcacaggggccccggatgacgggcggcgcggccaagggggccgcgccgccctagggtttggctccctgtggccccacttcgtttcgtcttcggacttcggaagcttcgtgagaaaataggcccctgggcttttgtttcgtccaattccgagaatatttctttactaggatttcgaaaccaaaaacagcgaaaacaacgaatcggcacttcggcatcttgttaataggttagttccagaaaatgcacgaatatgacataaagtgtgcataaaacatgtagataacatcaataatgtggcatggaacataagaaattatcgatacgttggagacgtatcaagcggtctccggtgttcagcaaactagtggaaggtcatgctccaccatggaactatgagatcaatggcaccAATATACCATCggtcacttttgtcaaaacaattcctgctccatcaggtcagaagaattgccactttgcttcacgataggaggcttgcaggaaggatgtcgagcggaaatttggtgtgcttcaagctcaatatGCTATTGTCcactaccctgctctaagctggtctcacgaccaaatgtgggaggtgatgcaggcttgtgtgatcatgcacaacatgatcatcgaggatgaccgcaagaatctggTCAGgatacatgttggtccctatgagcgtcagggccctcttgcggaggttgatcacgatgtgcctgcagattttgctgatttcctcaccatgcacgcagagatccgtgacaacaatattcacgagcaacttcaaaatgatctcgttgagcatatgtggagAGTCAAAGGATTATATATGTGGAGagtcaaaggattatcagcaaatacCGCCGCGCCTTGATCTAGCATcacttattatatttgtttagttgttttattattTGTTGTATTTTACTATGAAAATAATTTTAGCAAacttatttatttgtatgctatgtttaataaaatggttatttttTGAAAACCCTGTCAAAAAGAGGTTTAGGGCCctgtttggaggacgcggctagggagcgacgtccccaaacgctagAACTTGCACTGTTTGGGGTCGCTTTGGAGGacacggttggagatgctctaaacatgCGAATCCATGTATGAATCAATCCCCATAGCTGTTTGGTGCACCACGAAAGCAACAATTCCAACATGGGTTACATGATATCCCTCCCTTCCGCAAATCTCTCTCCCATTCGCCAAGTTCTCGTCCTCCTTGCCGCTCCGACACCATTCGACTCGGTCGTCATAGATGCCTCGTCACGATAAGCATACCAGAGCGACCGCATCTCTGGCATCCATCGATCTACTACCGCAGCAATGTCCTCCATCGATCAACCTCTCTTTTGACGTCGAGCCACACCGGCAAAGCAGACCTCCTAAACAATGATGAAATCGATCGAATTGTCTATGCCTTCTTCACTTTCGACCAACTGCCGCCACCGCCAATTTTGTTTGCACCCGTGCCTCCTCGATGCAAGCAGCCACCCTACCATGACCCCTGTGAGCAGACATACCCGTCGCACAATTTCTCGCTCTCTCAAGCCCTCTCTGTTGTCTCGTGTAGCTATGGCAGCGTTGCTCTCCCACGCTCTCACGTCGGGTAGAGAGATTATAGGCATGTGCTTGACTGAGGAGATAAATTGGAGGTGTAAGACGGGTATGACATGTGGGTCACCTTGGGTGAACCTAATTATTCagtatgtgattttttttttacattttacgTGCAAAAAACAATTCATGGTTGATTTTATTTAGACCGGGATTTGTAATTTAAATTTATTTCACCGAATCTCTacgtgtttagggttttagggacaCGCCTTATATACTCGGTCGATCGAGAACGCGGGCGATGTAGAACTAACTTTGGTTCTTGGTCTCTCGATTTCATGTGTAACTcggtatctattatatactaaaagcaaaatagagaggtattaaatagagacacgaggttaatccacatatgctaaaaAAATATACTCCGTTGATCTGCAAATTAACGGGTGAGATTAAAATATATAAGTGTTACGTACAACATTAAATATGTACACAGGACATGTCAATTTAAAAGGAAACTAACGGGTCAGGCACATATACGTTTTCTGCCGGGAGTACACACATGGCcgaattgaaaaaaaaaaaattatggagcCGTGTCTTACTAGGATTAGCGGACATGCATGCCTAAAATAAAATGGATGCCACACATAGGAATTGCATGCAATCCAGACAACGTTTCTAGAGAAATTATGTTAATTACTATATGCGATGACATTACGAATGACGTCAGCCTTAAATAAATGTTGGCCATAAAAAAACCATGTGAGGAAGATAAGCACGTATGTGAAGCCAACTCAAAGCTGATCTGGGATTGAGAAAAGAAATCCAATTGTACCACACGGTGGCAGCCTAAGAAAAAAAATTATACGAGAGACTCCAAAATTAGACTAACTGGCAGAAAAAAAATATACAAGAGCCTCGAAATTATACTGATCTGCAATTACATATATTCAATATCACTGAATACATTTCGTAGAAAAGAAATATTATGAAGTAAAcacaaaactttcaaacttaattCGAAAATTTTAAATAAATCTTACATGTTTTGAAAATGAATATGAGATATTGACTTGAGAGAATATATTCTAAGTCGGCGAACCAATAGTAATCAAAGAAACACACTCCTCGCTCCACTTAATTGGATTTTGTAATCATGTAGAAAATAGTGACACATTAAACTGCCTTAACTATGGGCCATGATAATGTAGGGTTCACATTGACACTTCCGAAAAAAGTTAAACATGATATTGCAtccatattttctatttttttatacgTAAAGTACATTACTGAAACATGAAAAAACAAAGTAAGATCGATAAATTCAAGTTGAAAGGTAaccttattttttaattatttaaaTAATGGTAAAATTTCGATATTGTAGAGTCCTTGCTAAGATGTTGTATATTTCACAAGCACATTGGAGCGTAAAAATATGTTTTCAAGTCGCTACGTATTTCAGAACCACATGTGAGTGTCAAATTCAACaaatgaaagaaaaaaatagTAGAAATATCATATAAAAGTAGAATTGAAAAACTCTTACTCTTTAATAAATCATAGAAAATAAATATTATGAAGTAAATACAAAACTTTCAAAATTAATTTCTAAATTTTAAATTAATCTCACATGTTTTGAAAATGAATATGAGACATTGACATCAGAAATAAGATTCTAGGTCGACGAACCAATAGTAATAAAAGAAATACACTCCTCGCCACACTTAATTGGAATTTGTAATCATGTAGAAAATAGTGACACATTCAAGTGCCTTAACTATACGCCATGGTAATGTAGTGTTAACATTGTACACTTCAAAAGAAAGTTAAACATGATATTGCATCCATATTCTATTTTCTTTGATACGTAAAGTACATTactgaaacatgaaaaaagaaaGTAAGATCGATAAATTTTAAATGAAAGGTAaccttattttttaattatttaaaTAATGGTCAAATTTCTATACTGTAGATTGTCCATGTCAACACGTTATGTATTTCACAAGCACATGTGAGCGTTAAAATATGTTTTCAAGATGCTACATATTTCGCAACCACATGGGAGTGTCAAATTCAACAAATAAAGGAAAAAATAGTAGAAAGATCATGTAAAAGTAGAATTGAAAACTCTTACTCTTTATTTAATTAAACTATGTATTATCAAAGTAGGTGTGCTAGGCAATGGTGAACCCAGCGATCCTAAAGCCCATGTAGTTACCCGAGCTTTAGTGTGGCCACATAACATACATATGTGGCGATTAGATAAAAAAAATAGCAGGATAAGATTCTAAACTTAGTGTATGCCTAGGCTTTGAAAACAACTTTATTCCCTAATGATGCTAGGTTCCTTGATAAGAATGCTTTGGGCCTTGTACCAAGCAAAATATGAGAGAAGAAACACCCATATTTGTGAGGACAATCTTGATTATGTAAATAGAGAGATGGTTGTAGAGTTGCTATGCAATTCAATGCTTATTAATAAGGATAAGCAATACCCTCTTTTATGTGCCATAACAATGGTTTAAACATGATAGGATCATTGCTCAAGGAAACCCTAATTATTTAACAATATGAAGTTTTTTTTGACATGTTAACAATATGAAGTTTAGCCTTGAAAACATATCCAATATCACATAAAAACTATCAGATAGCTCACGGTCTAAACTTTAAGTGTATATAGCTATTTAGTCTCACACACAAACTTCACATATGTTCATTAATGTAGTGTTTTTAAAATATCCTAATAAACTTTCGCCCATAAGTTAAAGACGATTAAAGATGCCTCTATGCATGTGATATATATATTTAGCATATATATAGGTGGTGGCTATGTAATGTATTATTTTCTATACAATAGTATAAAGTCCATAAATTATAAATATATTAATACTCAGATCAATTTGAACACACTAAATATATTGTCttttataaaaaattaaatgcgagggccaccatgctagtGATATAAAGGATGTGTTGATATAAAGGATGTGTGATCTCTAATTTTAAcggatcacaatacaaatttaacTGTTGTAGAGTTGTCGTGTGGGATGGGAGCTCGTCCCACATGTCCTCCACGCCCACCAGGCCACCACTGTATCGCGTCTTGCGTTAACAAAGGGCCCCTCTGCTGTTAAATCCGGTCCATCCAATCGCTACCGAAACCTCGCATTCTGAACACTGCCCGCCTTGGATTTTCGCTGTTTCACTTCCACTTCCGTCCACGCCCACTCCTCGGCAAGCGACAAGCCcaccaaaaacaaaaacaaatgtgAGCCAAGATCCTACTACTGCCCACCACTTCTTCCCCAGCCAGCCTTCTCTGCCTCGTCGGCCGAGCTCTCCTCCCTTCCCCAGTCAATCCAGTTCCCGTCACTCGCGTCGCACACCCCGGCAAAGCCCCACGCGCCCGTCCCCCGTTGTCGCTCGCCGTCCGCGCGACCGACGGCGTCCTCGCGCCAACCTCACCCAACGCCATAATGCGAGCCGAGCAGGAGTAGGTACACTCTAACTCTCGAGGGCCGCGCGCGCGTGGGTGCGTCCCTTCGCGTTCCTCGTCCGCCTGCGCGCGCCATGGGCTGCAAGGGCTCCAAGCTCGACAGCCAGGAGGCGGTGGCGCTCTGCCGCGGCCGCGCCGacctcatcgccgccgccgcgcgccaccgCTACGCGCTCGCCGACGCGCACGCCGCGCTCGCGGGATCCTACGACTCCCTcgccgcgccgctccacctcctcctccagctccaggCCCCCACGCCGCACCTCGCGCTACCTTCCGACCGCAAGGGCGGTCGTGCTGGCCGTGGCGCACGGCTGCCGTCCTCGTCCGTCCCGGACCGCCATTACCCCACCTCCTCGCACGTGCGCTGCgagtcctgctcctcctcctcctcctcgggatccTCCTCGCCGCCCGACTCGCCcacgcgccgcttcctcctccccgAGCAGCAGCGCCTCCCGCTCCCACAGCCGGACTACTTCCCGTACGCGCCCGACCCAGCGTTCGCCTACCAGCCGCCCGCCAACCCCGCGTTCGCCTACCCACCGCAGAGCACGCTGCAGTTCTACTACGCGCGCAGCCGCCCGCCCCCGGCGTCCGTCGCCGTCGCGCAGCGCGCACCGGTGTCTGCGCGGGCGCGCTACAGCGCCGCTACTGGCGACGGCTACCCGCAGCCGCATTACTACCCCTACGGCGGCGAGCCGGCCGCGCCGCAGCAGAGGGCGCCGGTGGCacagcctccacctccgcctcctcgggAGAGCTCGTGGGACTTCCTCAACGTGTTCGAGAACTACGACGACTCGTACGAGAGCAGCTACTACTACAAccccgccgccgcggcggccgccgcgtaCACGCCGAGCCGCAGCTCGCGGGAGGTGCGGGAGGAGGAGGGCAttccggagctggaggaggacgacgaggaggtcgTCGTCGTCAAGGAGATGGCCAGCGAGTACTCGACTGTCGGCACCACCCGCCCGAACCGACACGGCTCCGTCGGTGCTGCCAATGCCTTCGCGGAGCTCGACAAGCCCAGAAAAAACGCACGACAGAGGCCGCCGGCGTACCGCAATGTGGGCGCGCCGGTACCGGAGCCGCCGGCGCAGAGAGTCTTCGACAGTGTGGTTGATCCTGCAGGCGCGATCAAGACGCAGCTCGTTCGGGTGGCGgaggcggccagggagctcgcgccgCTGCTCGAGGTCGGGCGGCCGAGCTACCAGGGGCGCAGCTCGGTTTACCACGGTGAGCTACTGCTTGGTCAATGGAAATGCTTGTCTCTGATATTCATCTAACTAAgtctacccgcaaaaaaaaagtttaTCAGTGATGCAATGTGCATAGTTTGACTCTCTGTTCCACTGTTTGAAGCTGCTTCATCACGGATGATGTCTGCAATCTCTGTGCCGCATCTGGGGTGCAGGGACGTGGACACGTTGGGCATGGGAGTTGCTGAGGAACCCAAGGTGGTGGGATCGTGGAGCCTATCCTTGACACTAGAGAAGCTATATTTCTGGGAGTCCAAGCTGTATGGTGAGGTCAAGGTATGCTCAATATTCTGTTAACCACCTTTCCAAGAGTAGTATTGATCTCTGATCTTGAGCCTGTATTTTTGTTAATCACCGAAATGTGCACGAAACAGTGTCATATGTTGTCTAACCTACAACCTTTCCTAGCTTTAGTGTTCTGGATCTTTAGGTAGCCTTTTTATTTATTCCAAGGTCCTTTCTGTTTGAACAAAAAGCAACTTGAGCTGAATAATTGAGAGGGCATCCTACTGGGGTAGCTTCATCCTTTTCCAGTGAAGCAAAAATCTTGCAATTTTTCAGTATCCACAAAATAAAAGGGAAAACATTACCATTTTCACCTGCTGCTGTTTAATGGACAAGCTGATTGCTTCTGGCACTCTAGTAGCCTGTTAGCATTTTGTGCGCACTTCAGGAGTCTAGGTAGTCTTGGCATGATAATTAATCAAAGGTTAATTAGATAATAAGTATCCACTATGTGAAGTAACTTTCTCAAAGTCGAAAGACCAGATTCTGATGAACTTCCAAGCAAACATGGTTTTGTGGTACCATGCAATGTTGCATGAACaatttgagtaattcaatatTCTTGATCTTTTTCTCTCCTATTTTCTAAGATAGAGTAGAAATTTATCACTATACAGTTTCCAAATTCTTTATCAAGGTCATCGTGTAACACTATTCGCAATCATGTTTTGTGGATTTGATTTGCTGCCTATTTGAATTACCTTTTTTTTACCATTGATCAGGGTAACATCGCATATGCTTCTAATTAGGGAGTAGATTATGTCTATGCCTTTAGTCACCAAAGCATCCTGCTgacactgtatttctcttttgtgtGGCATTTCTCCCGCAGGCTGAGGAAAAAATGCGCTTACTTCTAGCCAAGAACTCTAAGCGACTGAAGCTTTTAGATCAAAGGGGAGCTGAAGCTCAGAAGATTGACGCAACTCGAAATTTGCTCAGGAAATTGTCAACAAAGATAAAAATAGCCGTGCGTGTGATTGCCAAGGTTTCAAGAAAGATTAACAAAGTAAGGGATGAGGAACTAGGGCCGCAAGTTAATACCTTGATCCAAGGGTATGTCTGAGGATAATTGTTCTTATTTTTCATTGTGCTTTCTATTTGTTGCAAGAAGCATGTTTTGATCAGTAGAATCACAACCATAAGATCTCAACTGTTATATTCATGTTATGCACTGTGATATAAATGGTGCACACATTTTGACATTTGAActcaatgacttgttgggaaggaAATGGGGATATCGTGCATTTACATCCAGGATCGTTTAAAGAATTTGTCTGACTTTTGCAGAATCTGTGTTGCATTATGGAAACATGATATTTGTTGAAGTTAAAAGTTCCTGATTTCTATTCTAATATAACTTTCTCTCTTAAGCTCCATCTATTTCTCAGTAAGTGCTGCCTCTCTCTAACAAAAGGGTCACATCTTTCAGGTTTGAAAAAATGTGGCAAGACAAGCTACAGTCCTACCAGATTCAGTTTCAATTGATGTCAGAAGCCAAAAACTTGGCTTCGGTTATATCAGGTGGAAACAGCCGTGATTTGGCAATGGAGCTGGAACTAGAACTGATTAAATGGATTATCAATTTTTCCTCTTGGGTGAGCGCGCACAGGAACTTTGCAAAAGCACTGAATGGATGGCTAGCACTCTGCCTCAGCTACGAGCCTGGGACGGCACCTACTTACTCACCTGGGAAAATAGGGGCTCCATTGATCTTTGTCATCTGCAACAGATGGTCTCAAGCTATGGACCAGATTTCAGAGAAGGATGTGGTCAATGCAATGCAAGCTCTCGTGTCTAGCATGCGCCATCTCTGGGAGCCGCAAAATCTCGATCCAAGCGAAAGAATCGTTGCGGTTAGAGAAAGGGAGAAATGGACCAAGATGTTGGAAAGGAAGGCGCTAGAGATGAACAAGGAAGCCGATGAACTAAACAG contains the following coding sequences:
- the LOC124655438 gene encoding protein ROLLING AND ERECT LEAF 2-like, whose translation is MGCKGSKLDSQEAVALCRGRADLIAAAARHRYALADAHAALAGSYDSLAAPLHLLLQLQAPTPHLALPSDRKGGRAGRGARLPSSSVPDRHYPTSSHVRCESCSSSSSSGSSSPPDSPTRRFLLPEQQRLPLPQPDYFPYAPDPAFAYQPPANPAFAYPPQSTLQFYYARSRPPPASVAVAQRAPVSARARYSAATGDGYPQPHYYPYGGEPAAPQQRAPVAQPPPPPPRESSWDFLNVFENYDDSYESSYYYNPAAAAAAAYTPSRSSREVREEEGIPELEEDDEEVVVVKEMASEYSTVGTTRPNRHGSVGAANAFAELDKPRKNARQRPPAYRNVGAPVPEPPAQRVFDSVVDPAGAIKTQLVRVAEAARELAPLLEVGRPSYQGRSSVYHAASSRMMSAISVPHLGCRDVDTLGMGVAEEPKVVGSWSLSLTLEKLYFWESKLYGEVKAEEKMRLLLAKNSKRLKLLDQRGAEAQKIDATRNLLRKLSTKIKIAVRVIAKVSRKINKVRDEELGPQVNTLIQGFEKMWQDKLQSYQIQFQLMSEAKNLASVISGGNSRDLAMELELELIKWIINFSSWVSAHRNFAKALNGWLALCLSYEPGTAPTYSPGKIGAPLIFVICNRWSQAMDQISEKDVVNAMQALVSSMRHLWEPQNLDPSERIVAVREREKWTKMLERKALEMNKEADELNRKLALVPGQQSFQRRPTIQTYEAHRIEASSVHTNLRLVVQALENFAADSLQAFQEILREADEATRPSRENSRVR